Proteins from a genomic interval of Treponema succinifaciens DSM 2489:
- a CDS encoding Rpn family recombination-promoting nuclease/putative transposase — translation MQRHELTPAQKWERLTLADNFIFCKVLEDNPEVCKHLIEILLNLKIDRIEKPAAEKSLKTDFISHGIRFDVYVKDGNGRSFDIEIQTTHSTSLAKRARYYQGLMDVDNVQHGTGYDVLNESYVVFLCMGDAFGKGFPVYTFRYRADEDNDFLMDDGTVNVFFNAKKYDTMKSEELRAFFKYLCGKEPSSGFTDRLSALVERVKTNAQWRHRFMTWEQEMAIQSNEKAKEIAKEIAQDMTQEAIVKNSISTAKKLIEINLSIENIVKATGLSTKQVLDLKKESEIFQKA, via the coding sequence ATGCAAAGACACGAACTCACGCCAGCTCAAAAATGGGAGCGGCTCACACTCGCCGACAACTTCATCTTCTGCAAAGTCCTTGAGGACAACCCGGAAGTCTGCAAGCATCTCATTGAGATTCTTCTGAACCTCAAAATTGACAGAATCGAAAAGCCAGCCGCGGAAAAATCACTTAAAACAGATTTCATCTCGCACGGAATAAGATTCGATGTATATGTAAAGGACGGAAACGGCCGCTCATTCGACATAGAAATCCAGACAACGCACAGCACCTCTCTTGCAAAACGCGCCCGCTATTACCAAGGACTGATGGATGTTGACAATGTGCAGCATGGAACCGGCTATGATGTGCTTAATGAGAGCTACGTTGTCTTTCTCTGCATGGGAGATGCTTTCGGAAAAGGATTTCCTGTGTACACATTCCGATACCGCGCCGACGAGGACAATGACTTTCTGATGGACGACGGAACAGTAAATGTCTTTTTCAATGCGAAAAAGTATGATACAATGAAGTCCGAGGAGCTGAGAGCATTTTTCAAATATCTCTGTGGAAAAGAGCCTAGCTCCGGTTTCACAGACAGGCTCTCCGCGCTGGTCGAGCGGGTAAAAACAAATGCACAGTGGAGGCACAGGTTTATGACATGGGAACAGGAAATGGCCATTCAGTCCAATGAAAAAGCCAAAGAAATTGCCAAAGAAATTGCTCAAGACATGACGCAAGAAGCTATTGTTAAAAATTCAATTTCAACTGCGAAAAAACTTATAGAAATAAATCTTTCTATCGAAAACATTGTAAAAGCCACGGGACTTTCAACAAAGCAAGTACTAGACCTAAAAAAGGAATCAGAAATATTTCAAAAAGCATAA
- the argF gene encoding ornithine carbamoyltransferase, with protein MKAEKFKSPFKGRSLLNWIDWKPEEISQILDWAFQVKKESHAGEVHQRFLGKTIALIFEKRSTRTRSSFETSFGEEGGHPVFMSTDDIQLGGKESVQDTARVLGRMFSAIEFRGFKQSHVEDLAKYSGIPVINGLTDDFHPTQVLADIMTLKENFGHLKGLSLCFCGDGRNNMARSLMLICSKFGINFSVFSPKELSPDNEILEICAPFAKESGATITVSDKISVVKNVDCLYTDVWVSMGEESLKEERVKLLQPYQVNKALMEATGKPETIFLHCLPAVKEQEVTEEVFESSASKVWDQAENRKHTIKAIMLALI; from the coding sequence ATGAAGGCAGAAAAATTCAAAAGCCCTTTCAAGGGAAGAAGCCTTTTAAACTGGATAGACTGGAAACCGGAGGAAATCAGCCAGATTTTGGACTGGGCATTTCAGGTTAAAAAAGAATCACATGCAGGCGAAGTCCACCAGAGATTTTTAGGAAAAACAATCGCGCTCATTTTTGAAAAACGCTCAACACGCACAAGATCTTCTTTTGAAACTTCATTCGGCGAAGAAGGTGGGCATCCTGTCTTTATGTCAACTGACGATATTCAGCTCGGCGGAAAAGAAAGCGTTCAGGACACAGCAAGAGTTCTTGGAAGAATGTTCAGCGCAATAGAATTCCGCGGATTCAAGCAGTCCCATGTTGAAGACCTTGCAAAATATTCAGGAATTCCTGTCATAAATGGACTTACAGACGACTTCCACCCTACGCAGGTTCTTGCGGATATTATGACACTCAAGGAAAATTTCGGGCATTTAAAAGGTCTTTCACTTTGCTTCTGCGGAGACGGAAGAAACAACATGGCACGTTCCCTTATGCTGATTTGTTCTAAGTTCGGAATAAATTTCAGTGTGTTCTCACCGAAAGAACTTTCGCCTGACAACGAAATACTGGAAATCTGCGCGCCGTTCGCAAAGGAATCCGGAGCAACTATAACTGTTTCCGATAAAATTTCAGTTGTCAAAAACGTCGATTGCCTTTATACTGATGTTTGGGTTTCCATGGGTGAAGAATCGCTTAAAGAAGAGCGCGTAAAATTGCTTCAGCCATACCAAGTGAACAAGGCGCTTATGGAAGCAACTGGCAAACCTGAAACTATATTCTTGCACTGTCTTCCTGCTGTAAAAGAACAGGAAGTTACAGAAGAAGTCTTCGAAAGCAGCGCAAGCAAGGTTTGGGATCAGGCAGAAAACAGAAAGCACACCATAAAAGCCATTATGCTCGCGCTTATATAA
- the rdgB gene encoding RdgB/HAM1 family non-canonical purine NTP pyrophosphatase, with the protein MKIYLATGNLNKKREVSELFPEHTIVIPKDEGIDFDPEETGSTFYENSLIKAKALWEIVRSPVLADDSGICADALNGAPGIYSSRYAGPDFMRGKPDGKKIPQEEQNKFLIQQITDSISSGKFQKRTAHYTCSMVLYMGNDRLFVVQETMEGEIVEKIEDARGAGGFGYDPIFYLPELGKTAAELTAEQKNAISHRGKASRLIKKIAEEFLCDEGKNA; encoded by the coding sequence ATGAAAATTTATCTTGCAACCGGAAATTTAAATAAAAAACGTGAAGTCTCAGAACTTTTTCCAGAGCATACAATTGTAATTCCAAAGGACGAGGGAATTGATTTTGACCCCGAAGAAACCGGCTCGACTTTTTACGAGAACAGCCTTATAAAAGCAAAAGCGTTGTGGGAAATTGTGCGCTCCCCTGTTCTTGCCGATGATTCTGGAATTTGCGCAGATGCATTGAACGGAGCCCCAGGAATTTATTCTTCGCGTTATGCAGGACCGGATTTTATGCGAGGAAAACCTGACGGGAAAAAAATTCCGCAGGAAGAACAGAACAAATTTCTAATTCAACAGATAACGGACTCAATTTCTTCTGGAAAGTTTCAGAAACGGACTGCTCATTACACTTGCTCAATGGTTCTTTACATGGGAAACGACAGGCTTTTTGTTGTGCAGGAAACAATGGAAGGTGAAATTGTCGAAAAAATTGAAGATGCAAGAGGAGCAGGCGGATTCGGATACGATCCGATTTTTTATCTTCCCGAGCTCGGAAAAACTGCCGCAGAACTTACAGCAGAACAAAAAAATGCAATAAGCCACCGCGGAAAAGCTTCGCGTCTCATAAAAAAAATAGCAGAAGAATTTCTTTGCGACGAGGGAAAAAATGCTTAA
- a CDS encoding helix-turn-helix domain-containing protein: MKAQNTSYRWIAKKMEVSETTVSSMRKTGTEPRASDVFKIASALGTTVEYLCNGESDYY, from the coding sequence TTGAAAGCGCAAAACACATCCTACCGCTGGATTGCAAAAAAAATGGAAGTTTCAGAGACAACTGTTTCCAGCATGAGAAAAACAGGGACAGAACCAAGAGCATCAGACGTATTTAAAATCGCCTCAGCATTAGGAACGACAGTTGAATACCTGTGCAACGGAGAAAGCGACTATTATTAA
- the wbaP gene encoding undecaprenyl-phosphate galactose phosphotransferase WbaP yields MISSINAKELEKHLKSQYKYTSSFISGISLGFIDALVFMLSICIGFFIVNAVDPSCINFRSFLKYSVFLPAVFIVFYLNGLYPGILLAPEDEVRRFSLSSFFILIGEAFALTTIKSTKDLIPIAIALVLSWPFATILLPLGREISRRYFAKFSWWGVPAVVYNKDDRANLIVERLLKKKYLGYRPILIVTDSAIHKDEFLGIKIVEQSAEISAVLKKINIKVGILCGFNKNLEELQTNYRYLIRVPREQLNTTMSLHMKDFGGILAFSSTNYLTKKSSLLLKRAIDIVVCICVSPILIPLTLIIAVAIKISSPGPVFYGHKRVGKNHSVLKCWKFRSMCIDADKKLKEILENDPARAAEWEKDRKFTDDPRVTKLGKFLRKTSLDEIPQIWNIFVGEMSLVGPRPVTEPELTKYGKYSDYVLSVKPGLSGMWQISGRSDTGYEERINLDTYYIQNWSVWLDIWILIKTVGVVIKGKGAY; encoded by the coding sequence ATGATTTCTAGTATCAATGCGAAAGAATTAGAAAAGCACCTAAAATCTCAATACAAATACACAAGTTCATTTATTTCTGGTATTTCGCTTGGTTTTATAGATGCCTTGGTTTTTATGCTTTCAATTTGCATTGGATTTTTTATTGTGAATGCAGTTGATCCTTCTTGTATAAATTTCAGATCTTTTTTGAAGTATTCAGTTTTCTTGCCGGCAGTTTTCATTGTTTTCTATTTAAATGGACTTTACCCAGGAATTCTTTTAGCTCCAGAAGACGAAGTAAGACGATTTTCACTTTCATCGTTTTTTATTCTTATAGGAGAAGCTTTTGCGCTCACAACTATAAAATCCACAAAAGACCTTATTCCAATTGCCATTGCCCTTGTGCTTTCATGGCCATTTGCAACAATCTTGCTTCCGCTTGGAAGAGAAATAAGCAGAAGATATTTTGCAAAATTCTCATGGTGGGGAGTTCCTGCGGTAGTTTACAACAAAGATGACAGGGCAAATTTAATCGTAGAGCGTCTTTTGAAAAAAAAATATCTTGGCTACAGACCAATTCTTATTGTAACAGATTCTGCCATTCACAAAGATGAATTCCTTGGAATAAAAATTGTTGAGCAGTCCGCTGAAATTTCCGCAGTTCTAAAAAAAATCAACATAAAAGTTGGAATTCTTTGTGGATTCAATAAAAATCTTGAAGAGCTTCAGACAAACTACAGATATTTAATTCGAGTTCCAAGAGAGCAGCTGAACACAACAATGTCTTTGCACATGAAAGATTTCGGCGGGATTCTTGCATTTTCTTCAACAAATTATCTTACAAAGAAAAGTTCATTATTATTAAAAAGAGCCATAGACATTGTTGTATGCATTTGCGTTTCGCCGATTTTGATTCCGCTTACATTGATTATAGCAGTTGCAATAAAAATAAGCTCGCCCGGACCAGTTTTCTACGGACACAAAAGAGTCGGAAAAAATCATTCAGTTTTAAAATGCTGGAAATTCCGCTCAATGTGCATCGACGCAGACAAAAAGCTAAAGGAAATTCTTGAAAATGATCCTGCAAGAGCTGCTGAATGGGAAAAGGACAGAAAATTCACAGACGATCCTCGCGTAACAAAACTTGGAAAATTCCTAAGGAAAACCAGCCTTGATGAAATTCCGCAGATTTGGAATATTTTTGTCGGAGAAATGTCTTTGGTTGGTCCGCGTCCAGTTACAGAGCCTGAACTCACAAAATACGGAAAATATTCAGACTATGTGCTTTCTGTAAAACCGGGACTAAGCGGAATGTGGCAGATTTCAGGACGGAGCGACACTGGCTATGAGGAAAGAATCAATTTGGACACTTATTATATTCAAAACTGGTCTGTATGGCTTGATATTTGGATTTTGATAAAAACAGTCGGAGTTGTAATAAAAGGCAAAGGAGCCTATTAA
- a CDS encoding glycosyltransferase family 4 protein, translating to MKIAVDCRMSGKSGIGTFLDEILPYLKNSGNELFLFGSKEGESCNVKTFSLKEMFLFPKELLKKINSCDVYFSPYCNIPGGIKIPVFSTIHDIVFLDVKGLCGKIGIIARKFFYKRAIKKSKEIFTVSNFSKERIEKVLKCKKKIAVVYNGLPNYMEKKCPNVQKNNSIIFIGNIKKHKGLSVLLEAFEKFYQLENAEKPKLLIVGSKDNFRTKDNSISEKISEMNSRFPNSIEFTGFVENEKLLLLLTQAKFLVQPSLYEGFGIPPLQALFCGTKAVISDIPVFKEIYDGFPVVFFQSGNSNDLCEKMQKTFCNDSPLGEIPEKYSYKKTAALILSEITRK from the coding sequence ATGAAAATTGCAGTTGACTGCCGCATGAGCGGAAAAAGCGGAATCGGAACTTTTTTAGACGAAATTCTTCCATATTTAAAAAACAGCGGAAATGAATTGTTTTTATTCGGAAGCAAAGAAGGAGAATCTTGCAATGTAAAAACTTTTTCGCTGAAAGAAATGTTTCTATTTCCGAAAGAGCTTTTAAAAAAAATAAATTCATGCGATGTTTATTTTTCGCCATACTGCAACATTCCCGGCGGAATAAAAATTCCTGTTTTTTCAACAATCCATGACATTGTTTTTCTTGATGTAAAAGGACTCTGCGGAAAAATTGGAATCATTGCAAGAAAATTTTTCTACAAACGCGCCATAAAAAAATCCAAGGAAATTTTTACAGTTTCAAATTTCAGCAAGGAAAGAATTGAAAAAGTTCTAAAATGCAAGAAAAAAATTGCGGTTGTCTACAATGGTCTTCCAAACTATATGGAAAAAAAATGTCCAAATGTGCAAAAAAATAATTCTATAATTTTTATTGGAAACATAAAAAAACACAAAGGCCTTTCTGTTCTGCTTGAAGCCTTTGAAAAATTCTATCAGCTTGAAAACGCGGAAAAACCAAAGCTTTTGATTGTTGGCTCTAAGGATAATTTCCGTACAAAAGACAATAGCATTTCAGAAAAAATCAGCGAGATGAATTCAAGATTTCCGAATTCAATTGAATTCACTGGATTTGTTGAAAATGAAAAACTGCTATTGCTTTTAACCCAGGCAAAATTTTTGGTGCAGCCGTCACTTTACGAAGGTTTCGGAATTCCGCCGTTGCAAGCGCTTTTTTGCGGAACAAAAGCCGTTATTTCAGATATTCCAGTTTTCAAGGAAATTTACGACGGATTTCCTGTTGTCTTTTTTCAAAGCGGAAACAGCAACGATTTGTGCGAAAAAATGCAAAAAACTTTTTGCAACGACAGTCCACTTGGAGAAATTCCTGAGAAATATTCCTATAAAAAAACAGCAGCCTTGATTTTAAGTGAAATAACTAGAAAATAA
- the yidC gene encoding YidC/Oxa1 family membrane protein insertase encodes MLNALFNIIIAPIIQILEFFFTLFFEITNNHGLAVIGLSIVVTLCTLPLYMVAEQWQEKEREIQENLKPGTKRIKKFFKGDEQYMILTTFYKQNHYHPLMALRSSFSLLIQIPFFIAAYTFLSHLEALKGVSFLFIKDFGNPDATFKIGSFYINVLPIAMTLINCISGALYSKGHGINEKIQIFGCAAVFLLLLYNSPAGLVVYWTMNNIFSLVKNIFYKLKNPKKVLYTILCITAFLLFISTATILRKIKVEFRILVAVFAFCLPVIPFIVKKVSDILERKFSVLDENKKLRFSLFILSAILLAFLAGFQIPSTLMESEPEQYCYVDNYNSPFVFLFNTFFQAAGLFLFWPTCFYALFSSKIKKSFSLIFPILAFVALLNTFAFSGSYGPILPECIFMQPQLFKPTLVSFLLNIVAIAGIIAAVFIIIKKQTKIISYCATIVVAALFMNSFANCIKINKEFKKMQPPSIKTEIEPVYHLSKTGKNVIVIMQDRLFMPFVEQCFEEKPIFRQKFDGFTFYKNAISFGRYTMIGTPGIFGGYSFTPYEINQRSDETLQEKHNQALLTLPVVFHEAGFSTTVSGLPYENYLEYPIENMYKGYEYVKRAETRGAYSDLWYQQHGIQKVQFLAKDIKRNFIWFSIFKMVSPVFRRTVYHNKYWTSFDSYNDGLPRFVDNYSELDYLPQLTDATSTENSFIMIDNETVHESILLDYPDYIPTGKEATRFGPGKYAKHDHFTTMMAVFNTYEKFFDYLKSIGVYDNTRIIIVSDHGTTVQVPELKNESGSKLKKQNVVATLLVKDFYAHGPVKEDMTFMTNADTPYLATKDIVAGAKNPFTGFPFLVEDKAPFVKIQIAQAQSTRIRKQTSFPVPKDEWFTVHDNIFVKENWAPLFSDGQ; translated from the coding sequence ATGCTTAATGCTCTTTTTAATATAATAATTGCTCCGATTATACAGATTCTTGAATTTTTTTTCACGCTTTTCTTTGAAATAACAAACAACCACGGACTTGCAGTAATAGGACTTAGCATTGTTGTTACGCTCTGCACTCTTCCGCTTTATATGGTTGCAGAGCAATGGCAGGAAAAAGAACGCGAAATCCAAGAGAACTTAAAGCCCGGCACAAAAAGAATCAAGAAATTTTTCAAAGGCGACGAGCAGTACATGATTCTTACAACTTTTTACAAGCAGAACCATTATCATCCGCTTATGGCATTGCGCTCTTCATTCAGCCTTTTAATTCAGATTCCTTTTTTTATAGCGGCTTACACTTTTCTTTCTCATCTTGAGGCATTGAAAGGCGTTTCATTTTTATTTATAAAAGATTTTGGAAATCCCGACGCAACTTTTAAAATTGGTTCTTTCTATATAAATGTCCTGCCGATTGCAATGACATTAATCAACTGCATTTCCGGCGCGCTTTATTCAAAAGGCCATGGAATCAATGAAAAAATACAGATTTTTGGATGCGCTGCTGTTTTTCTTTTGCTACTTTATAATTCTCCAGCCGGACTTGTTGTCTACTGGACAATGAATAATATTTTTTCACTTGTAAAAAACATTTTCTATAAACTTAAAAATCCTAAAAAAGTCCTTTATACAATATTGTGCATCACGGCATTTTTGCTTTTTATTTCAACTGCGACAATCTTAAGAAAAATCAAAGTTGAGTTCAGAATTCTCGTTGCTGTTTTTGCGTTTTGTCTTCCGGTCATTCCTTTCATAGTAAAAAAAGTTTCTGACATTCTTGAAAGAAAATTTTCTGTTCTTGACGAAAACAAAAAGCTAAGATTTTCACTTTTTATTTTATCTGCAATTTTGCTGGCATTTCTTGCAGGTTTTCAAATTCCATCCACACTTATGGAAAGCGAGCCGGAACAATATTGCTATGTTGACAACTACAACTCGCCTTTTGTGTTTTTGTTTAATACTTTTTTTCAGGCGGCAGGACTTTTCTTATTTTGGCCGACTTGCTTTTACGCGCTTTTTTCATCAAAAATAAAAAAATCATTTTCTCTGATTTTCCCAATTCTGGCATTTGTCGCGCTTTTAAATACTTTTGCATTTTCAGGAAGCTATGGACCGATTTTGCCTGAATGTATTTTTATGCAGCCACAGCTTTTTAAGCCGACTTTAGTTTCGTTCTTGCTGAATATTGTGGCGATCGCAGGAATTATTGCGGCAGTTTTTATAATCATAAAGAAACAGACTAAAATAATAAGCTACTGCGCTACCATTGTAGTTGCAGCTCTTTTTATGAATTCATTTGCAAACTGCATAAAAATAAACAAAGAATTCAAAAAAATGCAGCCGCCTTCAATAAAAACTGAAATCGAGCCGGTCTATCATCTTTCAAAAACAGGAAAAAATGTCATTGTAATCATGCAGGACAGACTTTTTATGCCTTTTGTTGAACAGTGTTTCGAAGAAAAGCCTATTTTTAGACAGAAATTTGATGGATTCACTTTTTATAAAAATGCCATTTCATTCGGAAGATACACAATGATTGGAACTCCAGGAATTTTTGGAGGCTACAGTTTTACCCCCTACGAAATAAACCAGAGATCAGATGAAACATTGCAGGAAAAACACAATCAGGCACTTTTGACGCTTCCTGTTGTGTTTCATGAAGCAGGATTTAGCACAACAGTTTCAGGACTTCCGTATGAAAATTATCTTGAGTATCCAATTGAAAATATGTACAAGGGATATGAATATGTAAAGCGTGCGGAAACAAGAGGCGCATACTCTGATCTTTGGTATCAGCAGCACGGAATACAAAAAGTTCAGTTTCTTGCAAAAGACATAAAGCGAAATTTTATTTGGTTCAGTATTTTCAAAATGGTCTCGCCTGTTTTTAGACGGACTGTTTACCATAACAAATACTGGACATCTTTTGACTCTTACAACGACGGATTGCCGCGCTTTGTAGACAATTATTCAGAGCTTGACTATCTTCCGCAGCTTACGGACGCAACTTCAACTGAAAATAGTTTTATAATGATTGACAATGAAACAGTGCATGAGTCGATTTTGCTGGACTATCCGGATTACATTCCAACAGGAAAGGAAGCCACAAGATTCGGTCCTGGAAAATACGCAAAACATGATCATTTTACAACTATGATGGCGGTTTTCAATACATATGAAAAATTCTTTGACTATTTAAAATCCATTGGAGTTTATGACAATACAAGAATTATAATAGTTTCTGACCATGGAACAACGGTTCAAGTTCCAGAACTTAAAAATGAAAGCGGTTCAAAACTGAAAAAGCAGAATGTTGTTGCGACTTTGCTCGTAAAAGATTTTTATGCGCATGGTCCGGTAAAAGAGGACATGACTTTTATGACAAATGCCGACACGCCATACCTTGCAACAAAAGACATTGTGGCTGGGGCGAAAAATCCATTCACAGGCTTTCCGTTCCTTGTAGAAGACAAAGCTCCGTTTGTAAAAATTCAAATTGCACAGGCACAAAGCACTCGAATAAGAAAACAGACTTCTTTCCCAGTTCCAAAAGACGAATGGTTCACAGTTCACGACAACATTTTTGTAAAAGAAAACTGGGCGCCATTGTTCAGCGACGGACAGTAA
- a CDS encoding ISAs1 family transposase — MVKFPLGGIMLLRESLEEIDDFRVKRCRKFELADIFLLVLFGLLSGIKDIEHIAEWAEEAEESIKGLVKFEFGPPSADTILRVFRNVNADKIEKVFIKWAHGIYEKVKIEPDRTIVAIDGKTMCGSNKVTGAKGIHIVSAWADELSLILGQVKTDEKSNEITAIPELLELIDIRGMIITIDAMGCQKKICEKIKEKKADYVLSLKGNQSTTHEAVKDFFSMDEKELAKYGVIKSEKECNPDHGRIENRQYYLCTNLSWLENKDEWPGLKAVAMAREERTVNGKTSTDIRFFLTSLDNIELVKKSIRLHWGIENRLHWCLDMTFNEDYKRHRKDHSPENMTVMRRLALNILRQAEKPENKKQDSLSKRTIWFRENRQFRQTVLRLL, encoded by the coding sequence ATGGTAAAATTCCCCTTGGGTGGAATTATGCTTTTAAGAGAAAGTCTGGAAGAAATAGACGATTTTAGAGTAAAAAGGTGCAGGAAGTTTGAACTGGCTGATATTTTCCTGCTGGTTTTGTTCGGGCTGCTAAGCGGCATCAAGGACATTGAGCACATAGCTGAATGGGCGGAGGAAGCGGAAGAGTCCATCAAGGGGCTGGTGAAGTTTGAGTTCGGTCCGCCAAGTGCCGACACAATTCTCCGGGTTTTCAGAAATGTGAACGCAGATAAAATCGAGAAAGTTTTTATAAAGTGGGCTCATGGAATTTACGAGAAAGTAAAAATTGAACCGGACAGAACAATTGTTGCCATCGACGGAAAGACGATGTGCGGCTCAAACAAGGTCACGGGAGCAAAGGGAATTCACATTGTAAGTGCATGGGCAGATGAACTGTCCCTCATTCTTGGGCAGGTAAAGACAGATGAAAAGTCAAATGAAATCACTGCAATTCCTGAGCTTCTGGAACTGATTGATATAAGGGGAATGATAATCACAATCGATGCAATGGGCTGCCAGAAAAAAATCTGCGAGAAAATTAAGGAAAAAAAAGCAGACTATGTTCTTTCTTTGAAAGGAAATCAAAGCACGACACACGAAGCCGTAAAAGACTTTTTCTCTATGGATGAAAAGGAGCTTGCAAAATACGGAGTTATAAAAAGCGAAAAGGAATGTAATCCTGACCATGGACGAATTGAAAACAGGCAGTATTACCTGTGCACGAACCTGTCGTGGCTGGAGAATAAAGATGAGTGGCCGGGACTTAAGGCTGTTGCCATGGCACGGGAAGAACGGACTGTAAATGGAAAAACTTCCACAGACATCAGGTTTTTTCTAACTTCACTTGATAACATTGAACTTGTGAAAAAATCAATTCGACTACACTGGGGAATTGAAAACCGCCTTCACTGGTGTCTTGATATGACTTTCAATGAGGACTACAAAAGGCACCGAAAGGATCATAGTCCGGAAAACATGACAGTTATGCGCCGGCTTGCATTAAATATCTTACGCCAAGCAGAAAAACCGGAGAATAAAAAACAGGACAGTTTAAGCAAGCGCACGATCTGGTTTCGGGAAAACCGCCAGTTCCGCCAAACGGTTTTAAGGCTCCTTTAA
- a CDS encoding DHH family phosphoesterase gives MILISKEQISKFKSFLDSHDSFIIAGHKEPDGDCISSCIGLSFILDKMNKPYIMLNAGPFKRNEIKKFAPKFKNALPFMTQDERNSCGLIIADCSELSRLGDIDGDLKGFSTFIIDHHKTADVKNSDNIIDPTAPAASCLVQQLFESLVGKPSKEQADIFFFGMATDTGFFKYLTEDSSEVFKGTARLVESGANPRKIYQEMTGGKQWNTRKLLGIMLDHAERHFNGKLVVTFETMDDTRKFGQDGRDSDAFYMLMLEVENVEAVLFIRQETEFSCTLGFRSREKCDVSAIASKFGGGGHKNAAGASTEGKIETLLPLILKEFAKVL, from the coding sequence ATGATTCTTATTTCAAAAGAACAAATTTCAAAATTCAAAAGTTTTTTAGATTCACATGACAGTTTTATTATTGCAGGGCACAAAGAGCCGGACGGCGACTGCATTTCAAGCTGCATAGGACTTTCATTTATTTTGGATAAAATGAACAAACCTTACATAATGCTTAACGCCGGACCTTTTAAAAGAAACGAAATAAAGAAATTCGCGCCAAAATTCAAGAATGCACTGCCCTTTATGACACAGGACGAAAGAAATTCATGCGGACTTATAATTGCGGACTGCTCGGAACTTTCAAGGCTTGGAGATATTGACGGAGATTTAAAAGGATTCAGCACATTTATAATCGACCACCACAAAACGGCCGATGTAAAAAATTCAGACAATATAATAGATCCAACTGCACCGGCGGCATCCTGCCTTGTCCAGCAGCTTTTTGAATCACTTGTCGGAAAACCTTCAAAAGAACAGGCGGATATTTTTTTCTTTGGAATGGCGACTGACACAGGATTTTTCAAGTATCTTACAGAAGACAGTTCGGAAGTTTTCAAGGGAACGGCAAGGCTTGTGGAATCCGGCGCAAATCCAAGGAAAATTTATCAGGAAATGACAGGCGGAAAGCAGTGGAACACAAGAAAGCTTCTGGGAATTATGCTAGACCACGCGGAACGTCATTTCAACGGAAAACTTGTTGTAACTTTTGAGACAATGGACGACACAAGAAAATTCGGGCAGGACGGACGGGACAGCGATGCTTTTTATATGCTCATGCTTGAAGTTGAAAATGTCGAGGCTGTTTTATTCATTCGGCAAGAAACGGAATTTTCATGCACACTGGGATTCCGCTCAAGAGAAAAATGCGATGTTAGCGCGATCGCTTCTAAATTCGGCGGAGGCGGACATAAAAATGCTGCAGGAGCAAGCACAGAAGGCAAAATTGAAACATTGCTTCCATTAATCCTAAAAGAATTCGCAAAAGTCCTTTAA